One genomic window of Polyangium aurulentum includes the following:
- a CDS encoding type VI secretion system Vgr family protein → MAALGPELVGTPARLSFSTGESTRQIDGIIVDLVQHDDGKRQTAYRVHVMPAVARLLHRSDCRIFQDMTTPAIVAAVLSASGIRGFRFSLGRKYPKREYCVQYREVDWAFISRLLEEEGIHYFFQDGAAGTMLVMADGPTSHEPIPSGGMLPFRAPLGAMAHGEHVSRFAWAMRLAPSKASLRDYNFKKPALSLAASAPHERQALEIYDAPGRYETPERGEELAAIRLEEMRTPHRTGSGESDSCRLVPGRTFVLTDHSHDELNGAYLVTSVKHRGTAPLPDAVCDDREAYENRFEVVTAKAPFRPARKTPRPVIHGIQTALVVGPKGEQVHTDTHGRIKVQFFWDRHGHADERSSCWIRVLQTAAGPGYGASFLPRVGHEVVVSFLEGDPDRPVVLGSLYHAANVPPFTLPQNKTQSGLRTHTIGGEGANELRFEDKVGQEEIYLKAQRDLVEVVGHDHSATVHGKRTQTVDKDDTEHVLGDQSLTVDGCRHVRVKGNQRTIIDGEEPKPGGFRGGAMTIRGNYEIDASNTIRIQAPVEIKDVCGGSSIVMTPDKIVLKAGAGATLVLDANVFFQSAAGANALLDANVHAQATGGAEVLLDANALAKSSAGSEVFLDANARMSSTGGSTVLLTSDAQVSSPANASVTGATATVVAESAATLVGAGGTVVADGSGVGASGGIVNIAGGGAVNVVGGAVNVN, encoded by the coding sequence ATGGCTGCACTCGGGCCCGAGCTCGTGGGCACGCCGGCTCGCCTTTCGTTCTCGACCGGGGAGAGCACGCGGCAGATCGACGGCATTATCGTTGATCTCGTCCAGCATGACGACGGCAAGCGGCAAACAGCGTATCGCGTGCACGTGATGCCAGCAGTGGCGAGGCTGCTTCATCGATCGGATTGTCGCATCTTCCAGGACATGACCACGCCCGCAATCGTGGCTGCGGTCCTCTCGGCGAGCGGGATTCGAGGTTTCCGCTTCTCGCTCGGCAGAAAGTATCCCAAGCGTGAGTATTGCGTTCAGTATCGGGAAGTTGACTGGGCGTTCATCAGTCGCCTGCTCGAGGAGGAGGGCATCCACTACTTCTTCCAGGACGGAGCAGCGGGCACGATGCTCGTGATGGCAGATGGCCCGACCTCGCACGAGCCCATCCCGAGCGGTGGAATGCTCCCCTTCCGCGCGCCGCTCGGGGCGATGGCGCACGGCGAGCACGTGTCTCGCTTTGCGTGGGCGATGCGGCTCGCGCCGTCCAAGGCAAGCCTGCGTGATTACAACTTCAAGAAGCCGGCCCTGTCCCTCGCGGCCTCGGCGCCCCATGAGCGCCAGGCGCTCGAGATCTACGACGCGCCCGGGCGCTACGAGACGCCCGAGCGCGGCGAGGAGCTGGCGGCGATACGCCTGGAGGAGATGCGGACGCCGCACCGTACTGGCTCCGGCGAGAGTGATTCGTGCCGGCTCGTCCCGGGGCGGACGTTCGTCCTCACCGATCATAGCCACGACGAACTCAACGGCGCTTATCTCGTGACCAGCGTAAAGCACCGCGGCACAGCGCCCCTCCCCGACGCGGTCTGCGACGATCGAGAAGCCTACGAAAACCGCTTCGAGGTCGTCACGGCGAAAGCCCCGTTCCGGCCTGCGCGAAAGACTCCGCGCCCGGTCATCCACGGGATCCAGACGGCCCTCGTCGTCGGGCCGAAGGGCGAGCAGGTCCACACGGACACGCACGGCCGGATCAAGGTGCAATTCTTCTGGGATCGTCATGGGCACGCGGACGAGCGTAGCTCTTGCTGGATCCGCGTCTTGCAGACCGCCGCAGGCCCCGGCTATGGCGCGTCGTTCCTTCCGCGGGTCGGCCACGAGGTGGTTGTTTCGTTCCTCGAAGGCGATCCCGATCGGCCGGTCGTCCTGGGAAGCCTCTATCACGCGGCCAACGTCCCCCCGTTCACGCTACCGCAGAACAAGACGCAGTCAGGACTCCGGACGCACACCATTGGCGGCGAAGGAGCCAATGAGCTGCGCTTCGAAGATAAGGTCGGTCAGGAGGAGATCTACCTGAAGGCGCAGCGTGATCTCGTCGAGGTCGTCGGGCACGATCATTCGGCGACGGTCCACGGCAAGAGGACGCAGACCGTCGACAAGGACGACACCGAGCACGTGCTCGGCGACCAATCTTTGACTGTCGACGGTTGCCGACACGTCCGGGTGAAGGGCAATCAGCGGACGATCATCGACGGGGAGGAACCGAAGCCGGGCGGCTTCCGGGGTGGCGCCATGACAATCCGCGGGAACTACGAGATCGACGCCTCGAACACGATCCGGATCCAGGCGCCCGTCGAGATCAAGGACGTCTGCGGCGGCAGCTCGATCGTGATGACGCCGGACAAGATCGTCCTGAAAGCGGGCGCAGGCGCCACGCTCGTGCTCGATGCCAATGTGTTCTTTCAATCGGCAGCCGGTGCGAATGCTCTACTGGACGCCAACGTCCACGCCCAGGCTACAGGTGGGGCCGAGGTGCTCCTCGACGCCAACGCGCTGGCGAAGTCCAGCGCCGGGAGCGAGGTGTTTCTCGACGCAAACGCTCGCATGTCGTCGACGGGCGGGAGCACGGTGCTCCTCACCAGCGATGCACAGGTGTCGAGCCCTGCTAATGCAAGCGTCACGGGAGCAACGGCAACCGTTGTCGCGGAAAGCGCTGCAACCCTCGTGGGCGCGGGAGGCACCGTGGTCGCGGATGGAAGCGGCGTCGGGGCTTCTGGAGGGATCGTCAACATTGCGGGTGGCGGTGCGGTCAACGTCGTCGGCGGCGCGGTCAACGTGAACTGA